A genomic segment from Streptomyces antibioticus encodes:
- a CDS encoding DM13 domain-containing protein — MRRTRKARRGRLAGAVLALVVAGAGFGLYWFQPWKLWQDETVEEALPGTVRTSGTPRAEPSATASPAPGPQTVAGGDLVSHEHATSGTVKLIRLADGSHVVRLENLDTSNGPDLRVWLTDAPVKEGRAGWHVFDDGEHVSLGRLKGNKGSQNYPVPADADLSRYTSLTIWCDRFDVSFGAAELAGA; from the coding sequence ATGCGGCGGACTCGGAAGGCACGGCGCGGGCGGCTGGCCGGTGCTGTCCTGGCGTTGGTGGTCGCGGGGGCGGGATTCGGGCTGTACTGGTTCCAGCCGTGGAAGCTGTGGCAGGACGAGACCGTGGAAGAGGCGCTGCCCGGCACGGTGCGGACGTCCGGCACGCCCCGCGCGGAGCCTTCTGCCACCGCCTCTCCGGCTCCCGGGCCGCAGACGGTGGCCGGGGGCGACCTGGTCAGCCACGAGCACGCCACGTCCGGCACGGTGAAGCTGATCCGGCTGGCGGACGGCTCCCACGTCGTGCGGCTGGAGAACCTCGACACCAGCAACGGACCGGACCTGAGGGTGTGGCTGACCGATGCGCCGGTGAAGGAGGGACGCGCCGGCTGGCATGTCTTCGACGACGGGGAGCACGTCAGTCTCGGGAGGCTCAAGGGCAACAAGGGCAGTCAGAACTATCCGGTGCCCGCTGATGCGGACCTGTCTCGCTACACCAGTCTCACCATCTGGTGCGACCGCTTCGACGTCTCGTTCGGCGCGGCCGAACTGGCCGGCGCCTGA
- a CDS encoding PucR family transcriptional regulator, with translation MTAQDIPREYVEGCARILAEVSASGRRLTREELGSRRQLGEQAAEAGHGLRALVSAHLVAARAVWPTAPGAADGALAALHQVIDAFTDGYERAQRHAVRQEEAARREFIDDLLYGRSDLGRLAERAERFGLRLSHAHAVAVARGGTTYDEGDKVPRQVERALIARFGDRSILLTTKDGRMLCIAPGNQDEVLVYFAKQAHAATEGGQVAIGRAQPGPGGVVHSYEEALNALELAERLELEDPVLRAVDLLVYPVLARDRQAMADLVLSSLGPLTAARGGAEPLLGTLAAYFDSGCVAAEAARRLSLSVRALTYRLKRIHELTGADPTDPAHRYMLQTAVIGARLLDWPANDI, from the coding sequence GTGACAGCACAGGACATTCCGCGGGAGTACGTGGAGGGCTGTGCCCGGATTCTGGCCGAGGTCTCGGCCTCGGGACGGCGCCTCACCCGGGAGGAACTCGGCTCCCGCCGGCAGCTCGGCGAGCAGGCCGCGGAGGCCGGACACGGACTGCGCGCACTTGTCAGCGCCCATCTGGTCGCCGCCCGCGCGGTGTGGCCCACGGCTCCCGGCGCGGCCGACGGCGCTCTGGCCGCACTGCACCAGGTCATCGACGCGTTCACCGACGGTTACGAACGGGCCCAACGCCACGCTGTGCGTCAGGAGGAGGCCGCCCGCCGGGAGTTCATCGACGACCTCCTCTACGGGCGCAGCGACCTGGGCCGCCTCGCCGAGCGTGCCGAACGCTTCGGCCTGCGCCTGTCGCACGCCCACGCCGTGGCCGTCGCCCGGGGCGGCACCACCTACGACGAGGGGGACAAGGTTCCCCGGCAGGTGGAACGTGCGCTCATCGCCCGTTTCGGCGACCGCAGCATTCTGCTCACGACCAAGGACGGTCGCATGCTGTGCATCGCCCCGGGCAACCAGGACGAGGTCCTGGTGTATTTCGCCAAGCAGGCCCACGCCGCCACGGAAGGCGGCCAGGTCGCCATCGGCCGCGCACAGCCCGGCCCGGGAGGAGTCGTCCACTCGTACGAAGAAGCGCTCAATGCTCTGGAACTGGCGGAACGTCTGGAGTTGGAGGACCCGGTCCTACGTGCCGTCGACTTGCTCGTGTACCCCGTTCTGGCCCGCGACAGGCAAGCCATGGCCGACCTCGTGCTGAGCAGCCTCGGCCCGCTCACCGCGGCTCGCGGCGGCGCCGAGCCCCTCCTCGGCACTCTCGCCGCCTACTTCGACTCGGGCTGCGTGGCCGCCGAAGCCGCCCGGCGTCTCTCGCTGAGCGTGCGGGCCCTGACCTACCGGTTGAAGCGCATCCACGAACTCACCGGCGCCGACCCCACCGATCCCGCTCACCGGTACATGCTCCAGACCGCGGTGATCGGTGCCCGGCTGCTGGACTGGCCGGCCAACGACATCTGA